The genomic region TCCCACTGCCATGACTGTAACTGCATTTACCTCGTCTTTTTCTGTCGTGGACATTTCTGGAGCAAAAAGAACGAGACAATCAAAAGACATCTATGCAACATTCTGGATTGAACCTCTCTTAAAAGCAGCACCTATGGAACTTTCCCGTGCAGGATATGGAGATCTCCTTGCGCGCTTTGTGGCATACGGTGATTGGTACTTAGGTTTTAAATTAGGAATTTCTGAAAATTATGATGAACTCGCATTTCGTTTGATGGATGTTTTTGCAGATCCACTTAAGCAGATTGCTTCTGAATTTGCTCAAAGTGAACTTTCTGGCCAAGCTATTGAAATTTCTGCAGCAGCTCTTGCGATGGCAGGCATAGCAATGTCTCTCTCAGGAGAAACGACTCCTTTAAGTGGATATGAGCACGTCATTAGTCATGCTCTCGATTTCCTACGTTTGAATTCTGACCGTCCTCTGGTTTTACACGGTGAGCAAGTAGCATTGGCAACCTTAACAAGTGCTATGAGCTTTGAATGGCTCTTAGAAATTGAAAATTTTGATTTGAAAAAATTTCGTAGTATGAATGAAAAAGATACCACGCAAATTATCAATCATTTTTTTAATGCGGCGCCTTTTTTTGGAAAAGATGAAGATAAGATCAATGCAGCTGAAAGAAAGAAAATTGATTTAAATTTATCCGCAAAATCAAAGCCTGCAAAAGAAATTTTTATTTCTGATTATCTTAAAAAAAGTCAAAAATGGGATATCGCAAAAGAAAAATTTTCTGATTTTATCCAAGAATGGCCCGCGATAAAAGCACATTTAAAATCATTGACAATAAGCTCTCACTCAATGCAAGCACTACTCGAACAAGCCCGTTTGCCAATTTTTCCTGAAGGGACTAACCCAATGACCACTGCTCTTGAGTATCGCTGGGCGATTCGTTTTGCCCCTTTTATCCGTTCACGCTTCTGCATTGCTGACTTCATATTCTGGATCGGCGAAGATTGCTGTATTGCAGCTGCAACGTAAAGATATATTAAAATAAAATTTTATTGAAATGATTTAATTTTTTCATCCCTCGCGGTATTAATAACACTGAGTATCATATCAGGTGTATAGATAAACTCCATATTTAAAAATATCAGAAAAATAAATTTACTTTATTTAAACGACAAATAAATCATTTAAATTAATAATGAATATATTTCAATAGCAAAAACCTTTTATTAATAAACATATCTGAATTAATTAAAAAAATTTATACATTTAATTTTTTTAATGATAAGCAAATATTCAAAGAAAATATTATAATATTAATTATAAGAAGAAATATATTTTTCATCCCAAGCCTTCATTGTGCTATCCAATTTTTATTTTCTAATATACTATCTCTCCTGTATTGAAAGTCAGAAAGAATGTCCTCTAGTTCAAAAATTAATTGATAATTAAGAATGGCATTGCTTTCAACTAGGCAACTGAAAAGATTTTAATAATCATAGGATATTTCATGCAATTTAACAATCTATTTACACATCGTAAAATTGGAATAATTTTTAACTCTTGCAAAAGATTCCCAATCACAATTATATTATCTATTTTATCAACATTATTAAATATCTCACTAGTCACTCAAGAGATCGACAACGAAATTTTCACTAGACTTGCACCCATTCTCTTTATTGGTATTATTTTTTCACTTGCCATTCATTTATCACTGGAGCATTCCTTTAAAAAATACTCATTAGTTATCACAGCTTTTACATCTATTTTATTCATATTAATTAATTATTATATTTTTAATATAAACGAAAACTTTTCCTATTATTTAAAAAATGCTCAATTGTTTGCAGGAATATCTTTATTTCTGACTTTTGCTCCCTTTTTAAATAGCAAAGATAATAACTCTTTTAATAATTACAATCAGATAATTATTAAAAGATTATGCATATCTATATTCTACAGCGCTGTTATTTTTCTCGGAACATTCTTAGCAGTCAAACTTATATCATATTTATTTGAATTTAGATCACATTTTACCAGTGATGCACATAAATACTTATTTTTTATAAGTTTCAATCTAATCCAAGTTTTTCTCTTTCTATCTGGCATCCCTAAAAAAGTAGATCTGCATCATAAAGTGATGAATATAACTTTCAGTCTAAAAACAATTACATATAATATTTTAGTACCATTAACTTTGTTGTATATTTTTATCATGTACATTTACACTGGGAAAATAATTTTTACTTGGACCCTGCCAAAGGGTTATGTTGGCTGGACTCTTTCTTGCTTAAATCTTCTCGGCCTCATCTGTATACTTATCCTCCATGCAAAAAAAAGAGATGAGAAACCCAAATGGGTGCATTTTTTCGAAAAATATTATTTCATTCTTAATATTCCATTGCTTGGAGTTCTATTTGTTGGAGTTCTCACAAGAATCAATACCTATGGAATGACAGAAAGTAGATATCTCTTGTTGATCGGTTGTTTATGGGTCACTTTTATTTCAATTTACTTTATATTGACTCAATCTAAACAATTAAAAATAATACCAACCTCACTCTCTGTACTGTTACTTTTTACAATATTTGGCCCTTGGAGCGCCTATAATGTTTCACTAAATAGCCAACTCAGAATTTTTAAAGAAATTGCAGGACAAAGTGGTTTTTTAGTTGAAAGACAATTGCATAAACCAGAAATGAATCTCACAAGCGATGAAAGGAATAAGATCCGTTCTGTACTCGCTTATATTATCGACTACCATGGGATGGAGTCCCTTAGAGGCACCATAAATGATGAACAACTAGAATTAGCCCTCAAAGATAAAAAAAATCGGGCCTATTATTTTATTAAAAAATATGGATTGAGCGAAGAAAAAAGCAAATAGACCACTTAAGCTCATGATTCACACAAAATATTTCGCTCGGCTGCTGAGCGTTTTTTTC from Fluviispira vulneris harbors:
- a CDS encoding iron-containing alcohol dehydrogenase — encoded protein: MSIFFEKITQVFTDEKIDYSSNKNIPIQFCCNNYEEFSEKITQVIPKNKGNKVFILHDGKDKKSDKDSNTNILEKIIETLSDKYSIIEKNLSTESKCKSDEIHASEYFLEKTTNLIFKETDCEIYIALGSGTITDLLKHSLFLNKPNAIFISIPTAMTVTAFTSSFSVVDISGAKRTRQSKDIYATFWIEPLLKAAPMELSRAGYGDLLARFVAYGDWYLGFKLGISENYDELAFRLMDVFADPLKQIASEFAQSELSGQAIEISAAALAMAGIAMSLSGETTPLSGYEHVISHALDFLRLNSDRPLVLHGEQVALATLTSAMSFEWLLEIENFDLKKFRSMNEKDTTQIINHFFNAAPFFGKDEDKINAAERKKIDLNLSAKSKPAKEIFISDYLKKSQKWDIAKEKFSDFIQEWPAIKAHLKSLTISSHSMQALLEQARLPIFPEGTNPMTTALEYRWAIRFAPFIRSRFCIADFIFWIGEDCCIAAAT
- a CDS encoding DUF4153 domain-containing protein gives rise to the protein MQFNNLFTHRKIGIIFNSCKRFPITIILSILSTLLNISLVTQEIDNEIFTRLAPILFIGIIFSLAIHLSLEHSFKKYSLVITAFTSILFILINYYIFNINENFSYYLKNAQLFAGISLFLTFAPFLNSKDNNSFNNYNQIIIKRLCISIFYSAVIFLGTFLAVKLISYLFEFRSHFTSDAHKYLFFISFNLIQVFLFLSGIPKKVDLHHKVMNITFSLKTITYNILVPLTLLYIFIMYIYTGKIIFTWTLPKGYVGWTLSCLNLLGLICILILHAKKRDEKPKWVHFFEKYYFILNIPLLGVLFVGVLTRINTYGMTESRYLLLIGCLWVTFISIYFILTQSKQLKIIPTSLSVLLLFTIFGPWSAYNVSLNSQLRIFKEIAGQSGFLVERQLHKPEMNLTSDERNKIRSVLAYIIDYHGMESLRGTINDEQLELALKDKKNRAYYFIKKYGLSEEKSK